The sequence TTGAAACAAGCGCGTTCCCGGAACAGGCGCGGCCAGGTGATAGCGGCTCAGGACGCTGGCCTGCCCGCTGCGCCACTGCGCGACCAGGGCGGCGAGGTCGGCGGCGCTTCCCTCCTCCTGCTCCCAGGTCTGCTCGCGGCGGTAGAGAATGGTATTTCGGCGCACATCAGTGATTTGCAGCGCCGCCCTGGGAAAGCCGCTGCCGTCCTGGTAGTACGCGGTCAGCAGCAGATGGTACGCGCCGTCCGGGCTGAACCCCTGCTGCACGGTGTCGGGGAAATCGGCGGCCAGCGTGTGTCCAGACAGGAGCAGAGCAGCGGTCATCAGAAGTGGGGTGCGGCGCATACACAGCAGCGTAGCGCTTGAGCTGGTCGGCACGGCCCTGTATACTTCTAGAGTTTGCCCGGTGAATCCGGGCGCAATTTGAGCTGTGAACGCCTCTTGCCAATGCCAGCCGAACTGCGGAGTTCTGCGTCTGGAGCCTGGGGCGGTCCGCCAGCCAGGGAGTCATCATGACCATGAAGATCAACAAAGGCGCGATCCTGCGCTCTATCGAGCAGCCCCACATCAAGAACGACATTCCTGATTTCCAGCCCGGCGATACCGTGCGCGTGGAAACCAAGGTGGTCGAAGGCACCCGTACCCGTAACCAGGCGTTCGAGGGCATCGTCATTGCCATCAACGGCTCGGGCAGCCGCAAGAGCTTCACCGTTCGCAAGATCAGCTTCGGCGAGGGCGTGGAGCGCGTGTTCCCGTTCAACAGCCCGCTGGTCGCCAAGGTGAGCGTGCTGGAGCGCGGTAAAGTGCGCCGCGCCAAGCTGTACTACCTGCGTGATCTGCGCGGTAAGGCAGCCCGCATCAAGAACGACCGTGGCCGCGTGATGAAGGACGCTGCCCGCGCCCAGCGTGCCAAGGAAGAGGCCGCCGTGCAGAAAGAAGCTGCCGACAAGCTGGCCGCCGAGCAGGCTGCCCAGGAAGCTGCGGCGGCCCAGGCTGCTGCCGAGCAGGCCGCTCAGGAAGCCGCTGCTGCTGCGGCTGCCGCCCCGGTTGCCGACGACACGGCTGCCGAGACCAGCGAAACCAGCACCGACGCCGGCACCGAAACCAAGAGCGAGTAATTCCGTTTTCGCGGCGTACACCTTCATTTCAGCATGTCAGCTCCCCGGCGATCCGCAGCGCCGGGGAGTTTCTTTTCTTCTGTCTCAGGTGGTACCGGGCCAGTGACGCGGCGTGTATCCCGGCGCTTTCCGGGCGGCTGCACGCAGGTCTGGGGTAGCATGGAGCGACAGAAATCTACTGGAGGTAGTCTATGAAGAATCCCGTACGTGTCGCCGTGACTGGCGCTGCCGGACAGATCGGTTACAGCCTGCTCTTTCGTATTGCCAGCGGTTCGATGCTGGGCCAGGATCAGCCGGTCATTCTGCAACTGTTGGAAGTAACCCCCGCCCTCAAAGCCCTGAGCGGCGTGGTGATGGAGCTTCAGGACGGCGCGTTTCCGTTGCTGGCGGGC is a genomic window of Deinococcus ruber containing:
- the rplS gene encoding 50S ribosomal protein L19, which encodes MTMKINKGAILRSIEQPHIKNDIPDFQPGDTVRVETKVVEGTRTRNQAFEGIVIAINGSGSRKSFTVRKISFGEGVERVFPFNSPLVAKVSVLERGKVRRAKLYYLRDLRGKAARIKNDRGRVMKDAARAQRAKEEAAVQKEAADKLAAEQAAQEAAAAQAAAEQAAQEAAAAAAAAPVADDTAAETSETSTDAGTETKSE
- a CDS encoding DUF2259 domain-containing protein translates to MRRTPLLMTAALLLSGHTLAADFPDTVQQGFSPDGAYHLLLTAYYQDGSGFPRAALQITDVRRNTILYRREQTWEQEEGSAADLAALVAQWRSGQASVLSRYHLAAPVPGTRLFQLPPLTPQSYPATSAGSVATRLGRLSLSSFPLPSKCTHNDFPTLGFALGLGVRELQHDRRLPASRACASGYRLETGYQYKNSVAIILRVYSPGFEGPDAVPLVVTAVVK